Proteins encoded by one window of Cytophagia bacterium CHB2:
- the tssK gene encoding type VI secretion system baseplate subunit TssK produces MTRQNRVVWFEGMTLDPHHFQQADRFHLAALNFRLRTRLRYDWGFADLQINKEDLANGQFSLLSAKGVTPDGLAFDMPGEDRLPKPRSLAELFPATAEKLEVFLAIHAERPGGHNFQIEAAQNQPDTRFALENIELADDAMKANAKAIGVAAANFQLKVAGEPLDEYSWLKVAEVKRTPKGFVAGENYIPPCLAIGASENLMTLTRELLGDLVSRAAEQRSQLPFGSAEYNANAFTSLWLSNILNGAIPILSHHYQMAKCSPEELYLQLLSLAGQIMTYPTGFDIRPSDFARYDHNHLANCFNTLVFQIREQLDKIVPSVNYESVKLEKSGENLWYGSGISEQLLQTAQFYLIASGDTDERKLIDEFPRKLKIAPRETIHALAMAAINGLKVAYTPRPPAGLPGGTGVHHFHLEKTGDFWEAISRSRSIGILVPAEFMKLKLELIALRPE; encoded by the coding sequence ATGACACGCCAAAACCGCGTCGTTTGGTTCGAGGGCATGACGCTCGATCCCCATCATTTTCAGCAGGCCGACCGCTTTCACCTGGCCGCGCTGAATTTCCGGCTGCGTACGCGCCTGCGCTATGATTGGGGCTTTGCCGATTTGCAGATTAACAAAGAGGATTTGGCCAACGGCCAGTTCAGTCTGTTGAGCGCCAAAGGCGTCACGCCTGACGGCTTGGCGTTTGACATGCCGGGCGAAGATCGCCTGCCCAAACCGCGCAGTTTGGCCGAGCTTTTTCCGGCCACCGCCGAGAAGCTCGAGGTTTTTCTCGCCATTCACGCGGAGCGGCCCGGCGGCCATAATTTTCAAATCGAAGCGGCGCAAAACCAACCCGATACCCGCTTCGCGCTGGAGAATATCGAACTGGCGGATGACGCCATGAAAGCCAATGCCAAAGCCATCGGCGTTGCGGCTGCCAATTTTCAATTAAAAGTTGCGGGCGAGCCGCTCGATGAATACAGTTGGCTTAAAGTGGCGGAAGTCAAACGCACGCCCAAAGGTTTCGTCGCCGGTGAAAACTATATTCCGCCATGCCTTGCGATTGGCGCTTCGGAAAATTTGATGACGCTCACACGCGAGTTGCTGGGCGATTTGGTGAGTCGCGCCGCCGAGCAGCGGTCGCAATTGCCCTTCGGCAGCGCGGAATACAATGCGAACGCTTTCACGAGCCTTTGGCTGTCGAATATTCTCAATGGCGCGATTCCGATACTCAGCCATCATTATCAAATGGCAAAATGCTCGCCGGAAGAACTCTATTTGCAATTGCTGTCGCTGGCCGGCCAAATCATGACGTATCCCACCGGTTTTGATATCCGGCCTTCGGATTTTGCGCGCTACGATCACAATCATCTCGCGAATTGTTTCAACACGCTGGTTTTCCAAATTCGCGAGCAGCTTGATAAAATCGTGCCTTCGGTCAATTATGAAAGCGTCAAATTGGAAAAGAGCGGCGAAAATTTGTGGTATGGCTCCGGGATCAGTGAGCAACTTTTGCAAACGGCGCAGTTTTATCTGATCGCAAGCGGCGATACCGATGAGCGCAAATTGATCGACGAATTTCCGCGCAAACTCAAAATTGCGCCGCGCGAGACCATTCATGCGCTCGCCATGGCCGCGATTAACGGCCTCAAAGTCGCCTACACGCCGCGGCCGCCGGCCGGGCTGCCCGGCGGAACCGGCGTGCACCATTTTCATCTGGAAAAAACCGGCGACTTCTGGGAAGCCATCAGCCGCAGCCGCAGTATCGGCATTCTCGTACCGGCTGAATTTATGAAGCTGAAGCTGGAATTGATTGCATTGAGACCGGAGTGA
- a CDS encoding DotU family type IV/VI secretion system protein — translation MPTKSDHNQKQRLPDLCAECLMLVLQLRGSKEFGEAATLRQRIKELLGRFESEAKSAGYEQNFIREKLTFALVAFLDETILGSEWSGKESWFAYPLQMEYFNRFDAGDEFFNRLQELRQSTRQNADAVEVFYLCLALGFRGRYQFNPEKVQPIIEDVYHDLRRITGKSVEPLSPHGKPRDQIRQVAKETVPTWVIGVAAAAAGLIFYVIMSVMISNEAGSVARQLIEK, via the coding sequence ATGCCAACCAAATCCGATCATAACCAAAAACAGCGCCTGCCTGATTTGTGCGCCGAATGCTTGATGTTGGTTCTGCAATTGCGCGGCTCGAAAGAATTCGGCGAGGCGGCCACGTTGCGACAGCGCATTAAAGAATTGCTTGGCCGCTTCGAAAGTGAGGCCAAAAGCGCGGGCTATGAACAAAATTTTATTCGTGAAAAACTGACCTTTGCGCTGGTGGCGTTCCTGGATGAAACCATTTTAGGCTCGGAATGGAGCGGCAAAGAATCGTGGTTTGCTTATCCGTTGCAAATGGAATATTTCAACCGCTTCGACGCCGGCGATGAGTTTTTCAACCGCCTGCAAGAACTGCGGCAAAGCACAAGGCAAAACGCCGATGCGGTCGAGGTGTTCTACCTATGCCTTGCGCTCGGGTTCCGCGGCCGCTATCAATTCAATCCGGAAAAAGTGCAGCCCATCATCGAAGATGTGTATCATGATTTGCGCCGCATCACGGGCAAATCGGTGGAGCCGCTCTCGCCACACGGTAAGCCGCGCGATCAAATTCGGCAGGTTGCCAAAGAAACGGTGCCAACCTGGGTAATCGGCGTGGCCGCCGCGGCAGCTGGATTGATTTTTTACGTCATCATGTCCGTGATGATCTCGAATGAAGCCGGTAGCGTGGCGCGGCAGTTAATTGAAAAGTGA
- a CDS encoding TIR domain-containing protein codes for MAYDVFISYSTDDKRIAEIVCVQLESRGISCWMATRDILPGTEWGESIINAIANCRLLLLIFSSTADTSKQVLREVEQATRNDKIIIPFRIENHEPTKSMRFFLSATQWLDAFTHSLEPHIERLVTIIQSLKNKLDGSDLQKQKPLDNVSIILHEPQQLNDSTTDAELVNLGIQICREVSKELQQNVDDEEVGKTISKSESRPGDVVKVIDILCNRIARRLIKAWGERHNCEIMLTGEDLPSMKDPSFQPKIVCCLDSLDGTQHWLRGRNLYGTALSFFRKDQDVVSSYKLRASVVMDANGRIFFADEDSGKAFECGKSTPLQVTSDYSVALLDEAHVCTVARRPNQYRVLAMHLVNGSPFQGLYTFGGNPILAALALGKYDAVFQADASFTGDIQPLWDWLPGGHIAYRANCHIFQLDGSDFDVLGTAENCINNGECNCPYVAALNYELGLAIVEWLKNTQISI; via the coding sequence ATGGCATATGATGTTTTTATTTCTTATTCGACTGATGATAAAAGGATCGCAGAGATCGTTTGTGTTCAATTAGAGAGCCGGGGTATCAGTTGTTGGATGGCAACACGGGATATACTACCCGGAACGGAATGGGGAGAGTCTATAATTAATGCTATTGCAAATTGCAGATTGCTATTATTGATTTTTTCATCAACAGCAGATACTTCAAAACAAGTATTAAGAGAGGTGGAGCAAGCTACAAGAAACGACAAAATTATTATTCCGTTCAGGATAGAAAATCATGAGCCGACCAAATCAATGCGGTTTTTTCTCAGCGCAACGCAGTGGCTTGACGCTTTTACGCATTCTTTAGAACCGCATATCGAAAGGCTGGTTACGATAATACAATCTCTCAAAAACAAGCTTGATGGGTCCGATCTTCAAAAACAAAAGCCATTAGATAATGTGTCGATCATATTGCATGAACCGCAACAATTAAACGATTCAACCACAGACGCAGAATTAGTGAATTTAGGAATACAAATTTGCCGAGAAGTGTCAAAAGAGCTTCAACAAAATGTGGACGATGAAGAAGTTGGTAAGACTATTTCCAAATCCGAGAGCAGGCCCGGAGACGTTGTTAAAGTCATTGATATACTATGTAATAGGATCGCTCGCAGATTAATCAAAGCATGGGGCGAAAGGCATAATTGTGAAATCATGCTTACTGGGGAGGATTTACCAAGCATGAAAGATCCTTCGTTTCAACCGAAAATCGTCTGTTGCCTAGATAGTCTTGATGGAACTCAACACTGGCTTCGTGGAAGGAACTTGTATGGCACCGCCTTGTCTTTTTTTAGGAAAGATCAAGACGTCGTGAGTAGTTATAAGTTAAGAGCTAGCGTCGTAATGGACGCCAATGGCAGGATTTTTTTTGCAGATGAGGATTCAGGAAAGGCATTTGAATGTGGCAAATCAACGCCTTTGCAGGTTACGAGTGATTATAGCGTAGCATTGTTAGACGAGGCCCATGTATGTACGGTGGCTCGACGGCCCAATCAGTACAGAGTTTTAGCAATGCATTTAGTTAATGGTTCGCCATTTCAAGGACTTTATACATTTGGTGGAAATCCCATCTTAGCCGCATTAGCTTTGGGAAAATACGATGCGGTATTTCAAGCCGATGCTTCCTTTACAGGCGATATTCAACCACTATGGGATTGGTTACCCGGAGGTCACATTGCGTATCGAGCAAACTGCCATATTTTTCAGTTGGACGGTTCAGATTTTGACGTTTTGGGTACAGCGGAGAATTGTATAAATAACGGCGAATGTAATTGCCCATATGTCGCCGCGCTGAATTATGAACTTGGGTTGGCTATTGTTGAGTGGTTAAAAAATACTCAAATTTCTATTTAG
- a CDS encoding formylglycine-generating enzyme family protein: protein LGQEDERPAHRVEVNGFRISQHEVTFAQYDAFCEATGRHKPGDNGWGRERRPVINVSWNDAMAFCQWLSQRTGKEIRLPTEAEWEYAARSRGKKIGWSGADSPGDLIEYAWINSNSDNRTQPVGQKKPNDLGLFDMSGNASEWCLDFYDRKYYSKSAKKNPQGPAQGSQRVLRGGCSRSDPYDSRSTSRGPRSGNRADLLIGFRLVISD, encoded by the coding sequence ATCTCGGACAGGAAGACGAACGCCCGGCGCATCGAGTCGAGGTAAATGGTTTTCGTATAAGCCAGCACGAAGTCACATTCGCGCAATACGATGCTTTTTGCGAAGCCACCGGCCGTCACAAACCCGGTGATAATGGTTGGGGCCGGGAGCGCCGGCCAGTGATCAATGTGTCATGGAATGATGCCATGGCGTTTTGCCAATGGCTTTCGCAGCGCACCGGCAAAGAAATTCGACTGCCGACGGAGGCAGAATGGGAATATGCTGCTCGCAGTCGCGGCAAAAAGATTGGTTGGTCGGGCGCAGATAGTCCGGGCGATTTGATTGAATACGCCTGGATTAATTCCAATAGCGACAATCGCACGCAACCGGTGGGGCAAAAGAAACCAAATGATCTTGGCCTGTTTGATATGAGCGGAAATGCCAGCGAATGGTGCCTTGATTTTTATGACAGAAAGTACTACAGCAAGAGCGCGAAAAAAAATCCGCAAGGCCCGGCGCAAGGCAGCCAACGCGTGTTGCGCGGCGGCTGCAGTCGCAGCGATCCTTACGATTCACGCAGCACGAGCCGGGGCCCGCGCAGCGGCAATCGCGCCGACTTGTTGATCGGTTTTCGCCTGGTTATCAGTGATTAG
- a CDS encoding four helix bundle protein, producing MQSYRDLEIWQMARELVVVIHKMTLEKLPTFEMYEEGSQIRRSSKSISSNIVEGFGRSRYKNEYIKFLTYALASCDETRDHLEMIYDTGSFQDQSLYQELITCYDVLGRKINSFRQTVIANYLPPQDPAEQRTNNEDE from the coding sequence ATACAGAGCTATCGCGATTTGGAAATTTGGCAAATGGCGCGGGAACTAGTGGTCGTAATTCACAAGATGACATTAGAAAAATTGCCGACGTTTGAAATGTATGAGGAAGGGAGTCAAATACGACGATCATCGAAATCCATCTCAAGCAATATCGTCGAAGGTTTTGGTCGGAGCCGATACAAGAACGAATATATCAAGTTTTTGACGTATGCGCTGGCCTCTTGCGACGAAACTCGTGACCATCTCGAGATGATTTATGATACCGGCTCTTTTCAGGATCAATCGCTTTATCAAGAGTTGATCACATGCTATGATGTTTTGGGGCGAAAGATCAACAGTTTTCGCCAGACAGTAATTGCAAATTACCTGCCTCCGCAAGATCCCGCAGAACAAAGAACAAATAACGAAGACGAATAA
- a CDS encoding FHA domain-containing protein — MPVKLKLSQESQSGSGQEYPFYKDCITIGRENTCDLHLPDPHTRLVSRQHAQIERKGEGYQLIDLGSRNATFLNDEKLEAHRPYPLKNGDFIKIGEYRLQCFVLLTEPAAAPPATLNPFLPEVQELNTALMHMGKKFLTAEESQRHEWLRQALATPLRELADSDLGEVFKQALQFSPEQNNGGLATQLAETAEKLRQAQAALENLQASHQALRAEYDRLNALQKTVSAMPPAAIPVISAEPMNARTQRVFEMLLELAVDFIKQPPFFRGEVFKETVSQSSFFSSAEAIKKRLLRPDISDEDFAKRLTDFQMILRADITHQVAVFNGYRVAVREGTRRLLVNLDAEAIKKEFAAKTLNLGLLKIPWQLFPLIFEWKLLQAYRHESRRLLQEDQSYLEEKIFGAAFKKGYDERMEAGK, encoded by the coding sequence ATGCCGGTGAAACTCAAGCTCAGCCAGGAGAGCCAATCCGGGAGCGGGCAAGAATACCCGTTTTATAAAGACTGCATCACGATCGGACGTGAAAACACGTGCGACCTGCATTTGCCCGATCCTCACACCCGACTCGTTTCCCGCCAGCACGCCCAAATTGAACGCAAAGGCGAAGGGTATCAACTCATCGATCTTGGCAGCAGAAACGCCACATTTCTCAACGACGAAAAGCTCGAAGCGCACCGGCCCTATCCTCTCAAAAACGGCGATTTCATCAAAATTGGCGAATACCGTCTGCAGTGTTTTGTTTTACTCACGGAACCCGCCGCCGCGCCGCCGGCGACGTTGAATCCCTTCTTGCCGGAAGTTCAGGAATTGAACACAGCCTTGATGCACATGGGCAAGAAATTCCTCACAGCCGAGGAAAGCCAGCGGCACGAATGGCTGCGGCAAGCGCTGGCCACACCCTTGCGCGAGTTGGCAGACAGTGATCTCGGCGAGGTTTTCAAACAAGCGCTGCAATTTTCTCCAGAGCAGAACAATGGCGGGCTGGCAACGCAACTGGCGGAAACGGCGGAGAAGTTGCGACAGGCGCAAGCCGCACTAGAAAATTTGCAGGCCAGTCATCAAGCTTTGCGGGCGGAGTACGATCGTCTCAACGCTTTGCAAAAAACTGTCAGCGCCATGCCGCCGGCTGCTATCCCGGTAATTTCGGCTGAACCGATGAATGCGCGCACGCAGCGGGTGTTCGAAATGCTGCTCGAACTGGCGGTGGACTTCATCAAGCAGCCGCCATTTTTTCGCGGTGAAGTTTTCAAAGAGACCGTGAGTCAGTCTTCTTTTTTCTCCTCGGCCGAGGCCATTAAAAAACGGCTGTTGCGTCCGGATATTTCCGATGAAGATTTTGCCAAACGCCTGACTGATTTTCAAATGATTTTGCGAGCCGACATCACACATCAGGTGGCGGTGTTTAATGGCTATCGCGTTGCCGTGCGCGAAGGCACGCGCCGGTTGCTGGTGAATCTTGATGCCGAGGCTATCAAAAAAGAGTTTGCGGCAAAAACCCTCAATCTCGGTCTGCTCAAGATTCCCTGGCAGCTCTTCCCGCTCATTTTCGAATGGAAGCTTTTGCAAGCCTATCGCCACGAATCACGCCGCCTTTTGCAGGAAGATCAGAGTTATTTGGAGGAAAAGATTTTCGGGGCGGCATTTAAAAAAGGATATGATGAGCGGATGGAGGCGGGGAAGTGA